The Iamia sp. SCSIO 61187 genomic sequence GGCCTGGCCCGGAGCTGAACCACGGATGGTGCCAGGCACCTTCCGTGGCCTCGACTCGTCAGGCGGGCACGAAGCTGAGACGGACCATGCGCTGGGGGTTGTCGCCGCCGAGGGCCCGAGCGGCCCGGCGCCGACGGAGGAGGTGCCGAGAGCGGGAAGGACGGTGTCTCTGCTCTCCGATGGCGAAGCCGAGGAGATGGACACGAACGGCGACTCGTCAGGCGGGGACGAAGCTGAGACGGACCATGCGCTGGGGGTTGTCGCCGTTCGTGTCGACGAGGACGATGCTCTGCCAGGTGCCGAGGGCGGGCTCGCCGCCCAGCACGGGCACCGTCAGCGACGGGCTGATGATCGCCGGCAGCACGTGGTCGGCGCCGTGGCCGTGCGTGCCGTGGCGGTGCTGGTAACGGTCGTCGCGGGGGAGGATGTCCGCCAACGTGGTGGCCAGGTCGGCGTCGCTCCCGGCGCCCGTCTCGATGAGGGCCAGCCCGGCGGTGGCGTGGGGGGCGAAGACGTTCACCAGCCCGTCGCCCCGCCCGGCGCAGAACCGGGTCACCTCGACGGTGAGGTCGGTGACGACCCGGTCCCCGTTGTGCACGGGCAGCTCGACGGTCTCCACCGCGCCCAGGCTAGGACGCGGGTGCGGTCCGGGCCCGGGCGGCGGCGGCGAAGGCGCGCAGCACGGACCACCAGCCGTCGTCGCCGGTGATGAGGGCGCGGGTCGCGGGGTCGTGGGCGTCGAGGTGGCGGTGCTCGACGATGACCGTGGTGAGGTCGTCGTCGACCTCGGCGAAGCGGACGTCGATGGTCGCCCCCGGGGCCCAGGTGACGCGGATGTGCGCCTGCGGCTCCCACAGGGTCACGGTGGCCTCCACCTCCCGCAGGGGCGACGAGGCCGGCCACCAATCGGCCAGGCCGTCGGTGAAGAGCGCGAAGGAGGCCTCGATGCCCAACGGCACCGAGACCTCGACGCGCAGCAGGTCCGTGGCGGTCAGGCGCCCTGGTCCTGGATCATCGACCGCAGCATCCACGCCGTCTTCTCGTGGACCTCGAGGCGCTGGGTCAGCAGGTCGGCGGTGACCTGGTCGTTGGCCGCCTCGGCCGGGCCGAAGACGCCGCGGGCGGTGCGGGCGACCTGCTCGTGACCGGAGACGAGCTCCTTCACCATGTCCTCGGCGGCGGGCACGCCGTCGGCCTCGGGGATCGAGGACAGCTCGCCCAGCTGGGTGTAGCTGCCGGGGGCGTAGACGCCGAGGGCGCGGATGCGCTCGGCGATCAGGTCCACTGCGGTCCAGAGCTCGTTGTACTCCTCCTCGAACATGAGGTGGAGGGTGTTGAACATCGGACCGGTGACGTTCCAGTGGAAGTTGTGGGTCTTCAGGTACAGGGAGTAGGTGTCCGCCATCACCCTGCTCAGGCCCTCGGCGATCTCCTCGCGCTGGGCCTCGTCGATGCCGATGTCGATCTGCACGTCTTCCTTTCGTCGGGGCGACGGGACCGTCCCGCGCCTCCCTTGGTCCAACCCCGTCCGACGCGGCGATGTTCCTGCTCAGGGGCGGTGCCGGCCAGCGGACAGGTGTCCAAGATGGCAGCATGCGGCGATGTCCGACCCTGAACCGACGACCGTCGTGGCGGCCCTCTGGGACGCCGTCTACGCCCGCGACTGGGACCGCATCGCGTCCCACCTCGGCGACGAGGCGATCTACTACGACGTGCCCACCGGGCCGTCGACCGCGGCGGTCGGGCCCGAGGCCATCGTCGGCCGCCTGAAGCTGGGGATCGAGCCCCTGGTCCGCTACGAGCACCGGGAGGGCCGGGTCGCCAGCACGGGCGACGTGGTCATGGTCGAGCACGCCGAGACGTGGGGCTGGGAGACGGGCGAGGAGTGCACGCTGCCCTTCGCCACCGTGCACCGCGTCGAGGGCGACAAGGTCGTCCTGTGGAAGGACTACTGGAGCTACGACCACCTCCTGGACCACGCTCCCGAGTGGTGGAAGGAGCGCCTCTTCGGCGCCGACCTGTGGTGGCTCACCGACGTCACCGGGCGCGAGCTGTGAAGGCGGTGCAGGTCGCCGCCGGCGGCGGCATCGTCCTGGCCGAGGTGCCCGAGCCCGACCCCGGGCCGGGCCAGGTCCTGGTCGAGGTGGCGGGGGCCGGGCTGTGCCACTCCGACGTCGTCATCGCCGGCGCCCCCGACTTCTACGGCGGCGGCGGGTTCACCCTCGGCCACGAGACGGGTGGCCGCATCGCCGGGTGGGGCCCGGGGGTCACCGGGCTCGAGGTCGGCCAGCCCGTGGTGGCCCACGCCGAGTGGGGCTGCGGCCGGTGCTCGACGTGCCGGCGCGGCGACGAGCGGCTGTGCCCCGAGGTCGCTCCCGTCATGGGGGCGGGGCTGGGGGCCGACGGGGGCATGGCGCGCTACCTCCTGGTCCCCGCCGCCCGCTACGTCGTGCCCCTGGGTGACCTCGACCCCGTCGACGCCGGGCCGCTCGACGACGCCGCCCTCACCCCGTACCACGCCATCCGGACCGCGCACGCCGAGGTGGGCGTGGGCGGTGCGGTGGCGGTGGTGATCGGGGCCGGCGGGGTGGGCCACATGGCCATCCAGATCCTGAAGGCCGTCACACCGGCGACGGTAATCGTCGTCGAGCTCGACGAGGCCCGGCGCCGCTTCGCCCTCGACATCGGCGCCGACCTGGCCCTGCACCCCGACGACGACGTCGGCGGCCAGGTGCGCGGCCTCCGCCCGGAGGGGGCGTCGGCGGTCTTCGACCTCGTCGGCAACGACGCCACCCTCGCCCTGGCGGCGTCGATGGCCTCGACGCGGGGTCGGGTGATCCTGGTGGGGACGGCGCTGGGCTCGTTCTCGTTCAACCTGCTGTCGCTGCCGTGGGAGTGCCGGCTGCACACGACCTACGCCGGCGAGCCCCGCGAGCTGGAGGAGGTCGTGGCCCTGGCCGAGGCCGGGCGCATCACGGTCCACGCCACGCACGTCCCCCTCGAGGACGCCCCCGAGGCCATCGCCGCCCTCGACCGCGGCGACCACGGCGTCGGACGGACCATCGCCGTGCCGTGACCCGCGCCCCCCTGCCCCTCGCGGTGGCCCAGCCCCTCGTCGTGGCGGGCGACCTCGGTGCCACCGTGGCCGCCCACGCCGCCGCCGTGCGGCAGGCCGCCGCCCGCGTCGTCGCCTTCCCCGAGATGTCGCTCACCGGGTACGACCTCGACGCCGCCCCGGTCGCGGCCGACGACCCGGCGCTCGGGCCCCTCGTGGCCGCCTGCGCCGCGACCGGCGCCCTCGCCCTGGTCGGCGCGCCGGTGACGGACCCCGACGGGCGCGACTGCATCGGCGTGCTCGCCGTCGACGGCTCCGGCGCGACGGTCGTCTACCGCAAGGTCTGGGTCGACCCGTCCGAGGCCCGCTTCGCCCCGGGGCCGGGGCCGGTCGTGATCGAGGTCGACGGCTGGCGCCTGGGCCTGGCCGTCTGCCGCGACACCCGCTTCGCCGAGCACGACGCAGCCACCGCGGCCCTGGGCATGGACGCCTACGTCGCCGGCGTCGTGCACCACGCCCACGAGGGCGCCGTCACCGAGGAGCGGGCCCGGCGGGTCGCCGCCGACCGCGGCGTCTGGGCCGCCACCGCCAGCTTCGCCGGACCCACCGGCGGGGGGTTCACCGCCACCGCCGGCGGCTCGGGGATCTGGTCACCGGAGGGGGAGGCCGTGGCCCGGGCCGGACCCGACCCCGGCCAGGTCGTCCGGGCCGTCCTCACCCCCTGACGGGGGCTGCACGGATCGCCTCGGAGGCGGCGGCGTCATCTCGGGCAATCGGGTTCCGGGACGGACCGGCGCGTGGGTACCGTCGCCCGATGCCGATCGCGCCGCCCGAGGACTCGCCGCTGGGTCGGCTGCGGGCCACGTTCCCCCGCCCGGGGCGGGTCGACTGGATCGGCCTGCGCCCGGATCGTGGCGCCCCCGTCGAGGTCGTGGATCACGTCGAGGCCGAGGTCGGGTCCGGGCTGCGCGGCGACCGCTGGACGCCGCGCCGGGGCGGGCAGGGCACCCGCCAGGTGACGCTCGTGCAGGCCGAGCACCTCCCGGTCGTCGCCGCCCTGGTCGGGCGGGACGCCGTGGACCCGGCGCTCCTGCGGCGGAACCTGGTGGTCTCGGGCATCAACCTCACCGCCCTCGTCGGGGCGCAGATCCGGGTCGGGGCGACCGTGCTCGAGCTGACCGGGCCGTGCACGCCGTGCTCGAAGATGGAGGCCGCCCTCGGCCCCGGGGGCTACAACGCCCTGCGCGGCCACGGAGGCTGGAACGCCCGGGTCCTGCGGGGCGGGGCCATCGCCGTGGGCGACGAGGTCTGCCCGACGGCCTGATGGGGTCGCCCCCGACCCGGTGTGCTGGGGTGGGCGGATGGCCCGCAACGTGCTCGGCACGGACCTCCAGGACTGCAGTCGTGACCCCCTGACCGGCTTCTACCGCGACGGCTGCTGCAACACCGGGGGCGACGACGTCGGCGTCCACACCGTGTGCGCCCGGGTCACGGCCCAGTTCCTGGAGTTCTCGGCGTCGGTCGGCAACGACCTGTCGACCCCGAACCCGCAGCACGGCTTCGCCGGCCTCCGCCCCGGCGACCAGTGGTGCCTGTGCGCCCCCCGCTGGCAGGAGGCGCTCGAGGCCGGGGCCGCCCCGGCGGTGGTCCTCGAGGCCACCCACGTGGCGACCCTCGAGTGGGTCGACCTGGCCGACCTCCGGGCCCACGCCGTCGACCCCATCTGACGAACCTTGTCCGGAAGTCCCCCTCCTCGGCAGGGTTCCGGACAAGGTTGAAGGGCCGACGACGAACCTTGTCCGGAAGTCCCCCTCCTCGGCAGGGTTCCGGACAAGGTTGCGGGGGGTCAGCGGCGGAGGATGAGGTGGGCGTCGCCGAACTCGTGCCAGAGGTAGCCCTCGGCGATGGCGGCGGCGTAGGAGCGCTCGAGGAGCGGGCGCCCGCCGATGGCCTCCAGCATCAGCAGGTGCGACGCCTCGGGCTCGTGCCACCCGGTGACGATCCCATCGACGACCGCCACCCCGCGCTCCGGGGTGACGACGACGTCGGCCCAGCCGTCGAAGGGGCGGACCTCGCCGTCGGGGCCGACGGCGGACTCCAGGGCCCGCACGACGGTCGTCCCGACGGCGACGACCCGGCCGCCTGCGGCCCGGGTCACGTTGACGAGCCGGGCGGTCGCCGGGGGCACGACGGCCCGCTCGGGGAGGGGCAGCTCGTCGGCCTCCAGGGAGGCGACGCCGGTGTGGAGCAGCAGCGGGGCCACGGCGACGCCCTGGGCCACGAGCCGGGTGACGACCTCGGTGCTGATCGGCCGTCCCGCGCTCGGCATCTCGGCCGACCCCTCCTCGGTGACGTACACCGACTGGTAGGTCGACACCGGCCACGGCTGCCCGACGTAGGAGTACCGGATCGGCCGGCCGTGGGCCGTGATCCACTCCCGTTCGGCGCCCGGGGTCACCAGCGTGGCCACCCACAGCCTCCCGGCCGGGCCGACCGGCTCCTCCAGGCGGAGGGCGGCCCCGGCGGCGAGGGTGATCGTGGGGTCGGGCGGTGGCCCGGACCAGCGTTCGGTGGTGCCGGCGACGGGCCGCCGGGGCTCGACGATCCAGCGGCCGTCGTCGCGCCTGGTCGAGAGGTGGACCACGACGGGGCGGCCTCCGGGCCAGTCCTGCCCGCCGAGGGCGGCCGGCAGGGTGCCCGAGGTGTTGACCACGACCAGGTCACCGGGGTCGAGGAAGCGGGGCAGGAGCGAGAACGTCGAGTGGGTGACGTGGTCGTCGCCCCGGCGGGCGACCATCAGCCGGACGCCGTCGCGGGGGACGCCGCGGGCCTCGGGGGGTTCGTGGGCCTCCAGCTCGGGGGGCAGGCGGAACGCCAGCCGGGCGGGCCTCGGCGTCGGCGGCGCGCTCAGCACGTCGGTCTGCCTCATCGGTGCCCCCTCCCGCTGTGGCGACGGGTCGGGCGGGCCGCTGTCGTGCGGCCCCGATGAGGGCGGCCGGCTCCGCCAGCTCCGCCGGCAGGGAGACCTGCGGGGTGCGGGGTTCGCTCGCGGCGCTCGCTCACGACGGGACTCCGAGCAGGTCGGCGGCGCGGTACCGGCCGGAGGGCGGGCGGGTCTCGGCGAGGTGGCGGACGACGGGGGCGACCACCTCGGGGGCGGGCCGGTCGGAGATGTCCTCACCGGGGAAGGCGTCCTGGTGCATGCGGGTGCGCATGTCGCCGGGGTCGAGGCGGTACACGGCGAGGCCGGGCTCCTCGACCCCCAGGACGTGGGCCACCTGCTCGAGGGCGGCCTTGGACGCGCCGTAGGCGCCCCACCCCTCGTAGGCTTCGGCGGCGGCGTCGGAGGTGACGGCCACGACGACGCCGCCGGCGGTGCGGAGCGCGGGCAGCGCCGCCTGGACCAGCCCGACCGGGGCGACGACGTTCGTCCGCAGCGTGCGGTCGAGGTCAGGGAGCCGGAGGTCGGCCAGGCGGGGGAGGGGGTGGGGGCCGAGGGTGCCGGCGCTGGCGACCAGCAGGTCGAGGCGCGGGCCGGCGGCGGCGACCAGGGCCCGGCGGTGGGCGTCGTCGGCGACGTCGCCGGTGATGGCGGTGACGGTGGCGCCCGCGGCCCGCAGGTCCGTGGCTGCGGTGTCGAGGTCGGCGGCGGTGCGGGCGTCGACGACGAGGTCCCAGCCGGCGGCGGCCAGGTCCTGGGCCACGGCTCGCCCGAAGCCGGCGCTGGCCCCGGTGACGATGACGGTGGGGGTGGTCATGGTGCCTCCTGGTTCGGGGTCGCCGCCCAGGAGACATCATCAAGCTCACTTCAGGTCAAGGCATGTGCCGGGCGCCGACGGTCACACCAGGTCGTCGGGCGCCTCGGCCGGGGGCGCCGCCACCTCCCACCGCCCCCGGTGCTTCTCCATCCGCCACCACCGCCCGTCGGGGGCGTAGCGGAGCAGGATGCGCCCGGCCAGGATCCGGTCGTCGCGGACGAACAAGGTGACGCCCGGGCCGACGGCGTCGGCGACGAGCCGCCGCCCCTCGGCCATGGTGGCGACCGGCGGTCGCCACCCGGGCTGATCGAGGACGGCGAGCCCGGCGGCGCCGCCGTGGTGCCAGGCCCGGGCCCGGCGCTCCAGGTCGGCGGCGCTGACCCGGGCGGCCCGGACCAGGGCGCTGAAGCGGGGGACGTCGTCGAGCACCGTCGCCGCCCGGCGGGCCAGGTCGGCCCGACCGTCGAGGCCCAGGCCGCTCCGACCCTCGCCCCGGAGCTGGGCCCAGGCCCGCTCGGCCGCGTCGACGGCCAGGACGTCGAGCCCGGCGCCGGTGAACGGTGCTCCCGGCGGCGGGTCGCTGGGCCAGGGCGCCGGCCGTCCCGGCACCTCGGGCGGGGGAGGGAGCGACGGGCGGGGCCCCGGGACGGCCGCCCACGCCTGGCGCGCCGGGACGCCCGGGTCGGCGTCGTCGGGGGCGGCGCCGGCGTCGGGCCCCCCGCGAGCGGCGCCCCGGCGTCGGGCGCGCACGTCGGCCACGAGGCGGTCGCGCTCCCGGCCCCGCAGGGCGAACAGGGCGAAGGGGTCGGCGTCGAGGGCATCGGCCACCAGGTAGGCCACGGCGGCGGCGTGCTTGCACGGGTCGGCGTCGTCGGGGCACGAGCAGCGGGGGTCGAGGTCGCCCGGCCCGGGGAGCAGGTCGACGCCGGTGCCGCGGACGTCGGCGGCGACGGCCGGGTCGAGCTCCCCGTCGAGGAGGGCGGCGGCGTGACCGGCCCTGGCAGCGATGGCGTCGATCACGCCGTCCCACTCCTCGTCGGTGAACCGGCGGACGCCGAGCCGCACCCGGTACGGCACCGACCGGCTGCCCTCGACGAAGGCGGTGACCTCTCCGGCGCGCACCGCCAGGGCGCGGACCCGCTCCTGGCGGGCGTAGGTCCGGCCCCGGGGCAGGCGGTTGGGGTCGAGCTGGGCCCGGGTCTCGAGCGCCTCGATCCACGCCCGACCCCACCACGTGTGGCCGAACCTCCGGACCCCCCGCGCCCCCGGCCGGCCCGCGCCCTGCGGGGGCGTCACGGCTCGGCCAGGTCGACGAGCGAGCGCAGGGCGTCGTCGTCGAGCTCGGACACCCACCCCTCGCCCGAGGCCACCACCGCGTCGGCGAGCGACCGCTTGGTCGCCAGGAGCTCGGCGATGCGGTCCTCGACGGTGCCCTCGCACACCATCCGGTGGACGAGGACGGGCCGGTCCTGGCCGATGCGCCAGGCCCGGTCGCTGGCCTGGTCCTCGACCGCCGGGTTCCACCACCGGTCGTAGTGGACGACGTGGGTCGCCCGGGTGAGGGTGAGCCCGGTCCCGCCGGCCTTCACCGAGATGACCAGCACGTCGAGATCGCCGGCCTGGAAGGCGTCGACCATCTCCTGGCGGCGACCGACCGGCACCGACCCGTGGAGGAAGGCGACCCGGTGGCCCTGCCCGGCGAGGTGGCGCTCGAGGAGGGTGCCCATGGCGACGTACTGGGTGAACACGAGGGCGGCGTCGCCCTCGTCGACGACGGTGGCCAGCAGCTCGGTGGTGGCGTCGAGCTTGCCCGACCGCCCCGGGACCGGGCCGGGCTGGCCCAGGTACTGGGCCGGGTGGTTGCAGATCTGCTTGAGCCCGGTGAGGAGCTTGAGGACGAGGCCCCGGCGGGCCATGCCCGTGGCCGCCTCGACCTCGGCCATCGTGGTCGAGACGACGGCCCGGTAGAGGCTGGCCTGCTCGACGGTGAGCCCCACGACCTGGTCGATCTCGGTCTTGGGGGGCAGGTCGGGGGCGATGTCCGGGTCGGTCTTGCGGCGCCGCAGGAGGAACGGGCGCACGAGCCGGGACAGGGCCTCGGTGGCCTCGGGGTCGCGGCGCACCTCCACCGGGCCGGCCACCTCGCGGCGGAACCGGTCGAGCGAGCCGAGGAGCCCGGGCGTCGTCCAGTCGAGCAGGGCCCACAGGTCGACGAGGCGGTTCTCGACCGGGGTGCCGGTCAGGGCGAACCGGGCGCCGGCCGGGATGCGGCGCAGGGCCCGGGCCGTGCGGGAGACCGGGTTCTTGACCATCTGGGCCTCGTCGGCGGCCACGAGGCCCCAGCGCACCTCGGCCAGGACGTCGGCCTGCCGGCGCACGACCCCGTAGGTGGTGAGCACGATGGCGTCCTCGGGGAGCCCGTCGAGCGAGCGGGACGACCCGTGGAAGCGGCGGACCGGGACGTCGGGGGCGAAGCGGGCCGCCTCCCGCGCCCACGTCCCGAGCACCGAGACCGGGCAGACGACGAGCGTGGGGCGCGGCG encodes the following:
- a CDS encoding DUF2237 family protein — protein: MARNVLGTDLQDCSRDPLTGFYRDGCCNTGGDDVGVHTVCARVTAQFLEFSASVGNDLSTPNPQHGFAGLRPGDQWCLCAPRWQEALEAGAAPAVVLEATHVATLEWVDLADLRAHAVDPI
- a CDS encoding YjbQ family protein codes for the protein METVELPVHNGDRVVTDLTVEVTRFCAGRGDGLVNVFAPHATAGLALIETGAGSDADLATTLADILPRDDRYQHRHGTHGHGADHVLPAIISPSLTVPVLGGEPALGTWQSIVLVDTNGDNPQRMVRLSFVPA
- a CDS encoding SDR family oxidoreductase, encoding MTTPTVIVTGASAGFGRAVAQDLAAAGWDLVVDARTAADLDTAATDLRAAGATVTAITGDVADDAHRRALVAAAGPRLDLLVASAGTLGPHPLPRLADLRLPDLDRTLRTNVVAPVGLVQAALPALRTAGGVVVAVTSDAAAEAYEGWGAYGASKAALEQVAHVLGVEEPGLAVYRLDPGDMRTRMHQDAFPGEDISDRPAPEVVAPVVRHLAETRPPSGRYRAADLLGVPS
- a CDS encoding S-adenosylmethionine:tRNA ribosyltransferase-isomerase; its protein translation is MRQTDVLSAPPTPRPARLAFRLPPELEAHEPPEARGVPRDGVRLMVARRGDDHVTHSTFSLLPRFLDPGDLVVVNTSGTLPAALGGQDWPGGRPVVVHLSTRRDDGRWIVEPRRPVAGTTERWSGPPPDPTITLAAGAALRLEEPVGPAGRLWVATLVTPGAEREWITAHGRPIRYSYVGQPWPVSTYQSVYVTEEGSAEMPSAGRPISTEVVTRLVAQGVAVAPLLLHTGVASLEADELPLPERAVVPPATARLVNVTRAAGGRVVAVGTTVVRALESAVGPDGEVRPFDGWADVVVTPERGVAVVDGIVTGWHEPEASHLLMLEAIGGRPLLERSYAAAIAEGYLWHEFGDAHLILRR
- a CDS encoding SWIM zinc finger family protein, which translates into the protein MTPPQGAGRPGARGVRRFGHTWWGRAWIEALETRAQLDPNRLPRGRTYARQERVRALAVRAGEVTAFVEGSRSVPYRVRLGVRRFTDEEWDGVIDAIAARAGHAAALLDGELDPAVAADVRGTGVDLLPGPGDLDPRCSCPDDADPCKHAAAVAYLVADALDADPFALFALRGRERDRLVADVRARRRGAARGGPDAGAAPDDADPGVPARQAWAAVPGPRPSLPPPPEVPGRPAPWPSDPPPGAPFTGAGLDVLAVDAAERAWAQLRGEGRSGLGLDGRADLARRAATVLDDVPRFSALVRAARVSAADLERRARAWHHGGAAGLAVLDQPGWRPPVATMAEGRRLVADAVGPGVTLFVRDDRILAGRILLRYAPDGRWWRMEKHRGRWEVAAPPAEAPDDLV
- a CDS encoding nitrilase-related carbon-nitrogen hydrolase, whose amino-acid sequence is MTRAPLPLAVAQPLVVAGDLGATVAAHAAAVRQAAARVVAFPEMSLTGYDLDAAPVAADDPALGPLVAACAATGALALVGAPVTDPDGRDCIGVLAVDGSGATVVYRKVWVDPSEARFAPGPGPVVIEVDGWRLGLAVCRDTRFAEHDAATAALGMDAYVAGVVHHAHEGAVTEERARRVAADRGVWAATASFAGPTGGGFTATAGGSGIWSPEGEAVARAGPDPGQVVRAVLTP
- a CDS encoding Dps family protein; its protein translation is MQIDIGIDEAQREEIAEGLSRVMADTYSLYLKTHNFHWNVTGPMFNTLHLMFEEEYNELWTAVDLIAERIRALGVYAPGSYTQLGELSSIPEADGVPAAEDMVKELVSGHEQVARTARGVFGPAEAANDQVTADLLTQRLEVHEKTAWMLRSMIQDQGA
- a CDS encoding alcohol dehydrogenase catalytic domain-containing protein, which produces MQVAAGGGIVLAEVPEPDPGPGQVLVEVAGAGLCHSDVVIAGAPDFYGGGGFTLGHETGGRIAGWGPGVTGLEVGQPVVAHAEWGCGRCSTCRRGDERLCPEVAPVMGAGLGADGGMARYLLVPAARYVVPLGDLDPVDAGPLDDAALTPYHAIRTAHAEVGVGGAVAVVIGAGGVGHMAIQILKAVTPATVIVVELDEARRRFALDIGADLALHPDDDVGGQVRGLRPEGASAVFDLVGNDATLALAASMASTRGRVILVGTALGSFSFNLLSLPWECRLHTTYAGEPRELEEVVALAEAGRITVHATHVPLEDAPEAIAALDRGDHGVGRTIAVP
- a CDS encoding MOSC domain-containing protein, with the translated sequence MAPPEDSPLGRLRATFPRPGRVDWIGLRPDRGAPVEVVDHVEAEVGSGLRGDRWTPRRGGQGTRQVTLVQAEHLPVVAALVGRDAVDPALLRRNLVVSGINLTALVGAQIRVGATVLELTGPCTPCSKMEAALGPGGYNALRGHGGWNARVLRGGAIAVGDEVCPTA
- a CDS encoding nuclear transport factor 2 family protein, producing MSDPEPTTVVAALWDAVYARDWDRIASHLGDEAIYYDVPTGPSTAAVGPEAIVGRLKLGIEPLVRYEHREGRVASTGDVVMVEHAETWGWETGEECTLPFATVHRVEGDKVVLWKDYWSYDHLLDHAPEWWKERLFGADLWWLTDVTGREL